Genomic segment of Cydia fagiglandana chromosome 16, ilCydFagi1.1, whole genome shotgun sequence:
CGAGTGAGTCAAGCGATATAAAAGCGGTTTATCACCTGGGGGACGGGTTCATCATTGCCACCTAAATTGATCGAAATATATATTTAGCAACGTATAGCTATTATAGCCTCACTTTTTTTAGGCCTCAGAATTGGAAAAttagtaaaagtatattgttcTTGGAGTTATTTAGGTCATTTAAAGCTTTATCATGTTTTCATTATTCCAAACAAAAAATGGTACCATATGGCACCGCTAGTCTATAATTAGTGTGTTATTTCGTACACACGGTTATTAAACTAACACATTTTATGGAATTAAACATTCGATTAAGGTGAACGAACTCATATTGATACACCGAGTGATCTGCCGTGTGAACGGGCTTGTAATTTAGAAAGATAATAATCTCGatacttatttacttatcaTATAATTACTGGGTAATCACTACTGAAATGAgtaatacttttatttattatcttttgAACCCTGCGTGTATTTGATTTCAATGACTGTAcacagccacagaataaataatagtactaggtacagaagactcactctcaaacaaaacacgtctgttatatggccgctaggtggcgacagcgccacgcgcggcttatggctagccaccaaaattggtgtggaacggatgtacttgtagctacctgttgcaaagcgacgaaatcgctgagtgagccacgcctgacacaacgttatttatataataaatgaTATACAAACACGTACCGGTTCGTCGCCTCCTATAGAGCACGCATGCGATGATGCCGGCCACGAGCAGCATGCAGACGATGACCACAGCGGGTATGACGAAGGTGACCAGGTACTCCGTGTAGCCGGCCTCGGCCGCCGCACCAGGCTTGCCGGCGTGCAGGGTCGGCGACccgcccggcggcggcggcggcggcggcttcACGATCTTCGTATTCTGGTCGCCGCACAACCCTAGCGGGATTAGGGTTATCGACATGACTTTCTCCTTGTCGAACACGGTGTCGACGATGTCTTTTAGGGCGCCGTCGTCGGCGATTATCATTTTGCGGAGCGTTTCGATTTTGTCTTTTGGACAGCTGTCCATTGGTAAGCTGGTGTTGTACCTGAGGATACATAGCATAATGTAAATAACATTGCTAATACTAATCGTGACgtcaaaataaatgtatttcttcttcttctaattACGTACTTACCATTGCGTATTACGTAGGTGTTAAATTCAATGCGAGTTATTTAAATTGTAGATTACGTTTTTAGATCATTATCAGTCAGTAAAACCTGGCCAATATCGAAACTTGATTAAATAGTTCAGACGGAAACTTAGGTCGAATTACCAACCATGATTGACAAAACAAAACCACGGACTGAAAAAGTTATCGTATCTGACGATACATTTGCCGCTCATGTTTCTTAAAAACTGTATACAAATGTAACGGACTTTGACACCATATTTTAGATTGATTTcgcttaaaattattttttttctttcttcgGGGGTAAGAATATTGTTACTCGAGTCTGTAATTCAAATATACTAGGCACTCATACAATATTTTGCACCCCACCCCACGTTGCACAATGCTATTgcaatttttaatttgaaatgtGTCCTATTCGAAGCCTTTAGGACGCATAATTAACATTgcaaaaaatctatttaatctTGTAAAGTAGTACTTAATTTCCACGGCAAATAAATTAtgccaaaaataatagatagtatagaggggtcctgtcatagtaaatgttgtagtcactgtaaatttactgccatctatcgacacacgactataactcaaaataaacacgtataaaactaacaaaaaaaattaataaatttgtaataaaattatattttaatctaaaaaaattaatatataggaatggataaatgattttattatttttatatcattttgacccatgttcattcactgatatctatgtgttaaaattgttaaatatgaaacggtgtcgtcacgccatctagccgagaatgggctaaaggtgtgtgcgccatctatccgagaatgactttttcttggttTCCGAGGCAcgattttttcttagactttattcatcttatacgaagttacatatgtcgtTGATTATACTAACCAAATAATAGTAGTGCTAGCATGCGGATGATCGGTAATATTCCGAATCCTAATCTACTTCACCTATCTTGTAAAGATAGTACTTAATTTCCAGggcaaatcatcatcatcatcatatcagccctttatcgcccactgctgagcataggaaTCTcatctagtacgccacttgtcccggtcctgagctaatctcatccagaagtgacccgcaattttccggatgtcgtccacccaacgagccaactgacgccaggcgcttctttcatttgaaagcggccaccattctgttaacattttagtccacctgccatcactcatAATACTAACCAAATAATAGTAGTGCTAGCATGCGGATGATCGGTAATATTCCGAATCCTAATGTTGCTGGTGTCCTTATCGCCGAAGAGCGCGGCGAGTTTCTCGACGATCTTCCGCTTGTTGTTGGCGCTGTGCGCGAGCTGGTCGAAGTCGTAGTCGAGCGTCATCTGGAACTCGACGGTCGGCTTGATGGCGGGCGCCTTCATCACTTCCACTATCAGGCTGTCGTACGCGCTCTTCTTGCTCGAGTCTTCAGCGATCTAATAACATACACAAACAGTTATAGTTGGGAATATAAGAGTAGGACCTGTTTTAAAAACCCATCCTTGTAGTAAGTAAGGACTAATTGCTACTCGTGCCTCGTTCGGAACTCAGCAGATTGACATTCTGCATAGGGGGTTTTCATAagttacgtcatttcaaatttatgggtctggacatcggatgatggcaGCATGACGGAGGAGAAAACATAATATATCATATAATATGATTAATATAGACGAATATCGActgactaaggcccacttgcaccatcccactaacccggggttaagcgttttaaccgtcaacccaatgtcaaattgtactggcaacCATGGTTACtcccggtttaaccggttaaccccgggttagtggaatggtgcaagtgggcctaacgaGTTCAAGTCGGATTGAATAGTCACAGTGGCAGCGCTAGCAAAAACATGTGAAGTTTTTGAGAGGTTGAGTGGATGGCACACGAGATTGGTGACCATGGTAAGTTAGCGATGACGGATCGATTACACCTTAACATTTACCTACGCGGAAGAAGCATGAGGGAATAAGTTGTCTTGAAACTAAACAATTTGTGTTTCCGTGTGGGTTTCATATATTACTGACCAGTTGGTAGTGGACGGTGCCGACGTCGGCAGCTGAAGGCAGGCCGTAGAACTCCTGGTTGCGCGCGTCGAACTGCAGCCAGTGCGGCGCGGGCAGCTCGCTGCGGTCCTGGTAGCGGAGAGACAAGGCCAGGTTGCGCGTTCCACCGTCCTCGGGGTCGAAGAAGGTGTCCTACGAAACAAATTGACTTCATTAATACATGTCTTAAGTCAGATAAGATAGAATTGTATATGTATTATAGATGAGGTTTATTaaggtttttttattacatgAGGTTTACGAACTCTAATTGGGCCGATTTCGCTTAGCGTGTGACTCATTTTGAATTTTATAGTAATCGGGCTGATCGCTTCTAATTCAAAATTTAGTAGAGTCGAAGTTCTCGAGTATATCCGATTAGAAACCTTGGCGACACTTCTCTCGCGGGCCGTCGGCCGGCTTCAGCGTGGCGGCGGGTGGTGCGCGGCGGAGCGCACGGCTCACAAGCGGTCGCATATCGAAGTTGCGGCCCGATTCGCGGCGAACCACCACGGTCGTAACCGTAACTGCGTACGAACTCACAGTATTGATCATCACACACAGGGCGACCCGGGCACCTCTTAGGGTCGGTGGCGTGACGTCGTGGACTCACCTCGGGCACCTTGTAGAGCAGCAGATGTCCGACGGTGGCGCGCAGCATGTCGACCTGGTTGCGCGTGACGGGCGGGTAGGTGTCGGGCGCTCGCGTGGCCGGGGTGGGCGCGAGGCCGGCGCCCGCGCAGCGCCCGGCGCCGCGCCACGCCACGTCCAGCACAGTGAGCTCGGGCGACATCACGTCCAGCAGGCGCTGGGACGGCAAGTGAGATTCGGGGCTCGTCTCCATTATCTGGAAATTACAAGTAAATGGTGAGAGTTAAAACAGCAGGGCGCGACGAGCGTAGGTTCCGATCGCCCCGATTGAGTTTGAATCATCCATAAGGTACGCCCTTGGAATTATCGTTCTCTCCACTCTACACGAACCCGCACATGTCCCCGCTCTACTACAATGAATACAGAAGTATGGTATATGACAGTTGCCAGTAGGTTGACAATATCTTCCAGCGTAGAACTGCttcatacaaaatactttttctcaaaaatggacggcaaagtcgactttgccgtctaaaaaataggtcgcgaagcgcgtagtttatggtcagtcaaaaattaaaaagttaaaaacattgcagtctcgattttgggactgcaatgttgcatacaaattccattatttgtcgagttccaaactttttaaaagttgaaatgaccatatcaaatgaaggcacaggcccattaaacagccaaacagatgattagtaccgcgactatttagatgtctcaaataggttggcgtatatttggcagaaaaatacacttctatttttttattaaaaaaataaaaaggcggcaagggcttttttctgtcaaaatatatatgcaagaacgttgcttttgttaaatatttctatgatatttatatttgttgcaccatttttgagaaaagcactatatatgactcggctggaaggctacttgctggcttcggattcaattaaacggactcccaaggtcgtccgtttaaaatgaatcctcagcctgcaagtagctacttccgagcctcgacaataatgtactattaattaaCTATTTACCTGCATCAGTCTCTTAATTTCATCTATAGGACACGCGGTCTCCTTTGGCAGTGTATCGTTGGTCCACACGAACTCGCAGACGTCCCCGCTCTGCGACACATTGAGCACGGTAATGTGGTGCATGTCTGTGGCCAGAAGGTTGACGATGCCTTCGAGCACGCTGCTTCATATCTACTAACATGACTACCTAAACATTTACCTGCATCAGTCTCTTAATATCTTCCATAGGACACGCGGTCTCCTTGGGCAGCGTATCGTTGGTCCACACGAACTCGCAAACGTCCCCGCTCTGCGACACATTCAGCACGGTAATGTGATGCATGTCTGTGGCCAGAAGGTTGACGATGCCTTCGAGCACGCTGCTTCATATCTACTAACATGACTACCTAAACATTTACCTGCATCAGTCTCTTGATATCATCCATAGGACACGCAGTCTCCTTGGGCAACGTATCGTTGGTCCACACGAACTCGCAAACGTCCCCGCTCTGCGACACATTCAGCACGGTAATGTGGTGCATATCTGTGGCCAGAAGGTTGACGATGCCTTCGAGCGCGCGGATCTGCCAGTCCAAGTCGTAAGTGAAGGTCTTGTTCAGCTTGAAGTGCATGACGAATTGGTGGTTGATGGTCCGGGCGGCTTTGTGCTGAAATAAAATGTTTCAGTTCAATAAGACTGTTACGCTGTTTAGCGTTAATCAAGGATGACTTTATAGtagtgactgctacataatgaaaggcattaaattaaattacgagTGTGGATTTATGAAACGAACAAAGTGAGTTTTATAATAGTATCACACGTTTGTGTTAAATGTCTTGTTATGTATAATTACATACACTGTTTTCACGCATATTATAAGCTCTCTGATGTAGTCAGGAACCGCATGTTACGCCAGGCATAGTCGCATCGTTGCTCTGTTGCGGATATCAGGTAGCGTCTCCGAAATGTCTTGATTACTCATTTTACACGAAAGTGATGCTATAGTTATTTTATAAACAACAAATCAAACAAGTGTGTCGCttaccctctcagcaaatatttaCCCTATTACCTGTGCTtagtaccaaaatcgcataatctgacacaTGGATTTAtcagagtttgaagttaagcgactcaagtgttatacaaactaaaatagttAAACGCTAGTTCATTCCTAGATGACTGCATTCAAATCTGAAATTGCTTTAAGATTCTATACAAGATGAATAGATAAGCCGTATTGTACCTGTTGGACGGTGATATCGAGCGGTCCCTGAGCCGTGCGGCCCTCGCTATCCTGTGCTTCGATCACGAAGTTCCAGCGAGACACGTGCGCTTCTAAGGGCCTGAAATATTACAGAAATAGACACCTTTAAATTAATGGCTTTTATCTCCATTAACAGCAGGTTAAAGCACCATTTTATTGATAACCAAAAGTAAATGAGTACGCACACAATTTTGCAGGATACTCATTTAAGTGTCCACAGTTGAAAGAaccctagagttagaccaatataagtctgcagcgattttgataggccaaactgtgcaagtattattttaaacgtcaaacctctatgaaattatgacgtataggtAAATAGGCCTAGAATTAAGCtttaaggcttgtgttgtgggtataaGACGgcgataattttataaacgatagacaGATAAATACTTAAGAAATCATCTATAACTCACTAACAAATAGCTGTGatgaatacacaaataaatgcccttaccaggatttgaacccgggacctgctggtcactaccgactaggctagaaGGCCGTTAAAGGTAAGGTAATAcaactatagtttgtttttttagcattagaaagaacttcgcagaagtaagcttgtggttccaaatccggcacttttagcggtaataatttgaagtaaattatatgtattgaccatgctacattagataattcaataattattaacaattaaagagcctgataaaaactgtacgcttgcttctgtggagatctttctaatgctaaaaaaacgaactataagtgtaGGTACTCACAATGCATACACCTCCAGTTTGGAAGGCAGGAACTGTATCCAGGAGTTCTTGCCGAGCTTGGTGCCCTCCTTCATGTACATGCTGTACGTCAGGTTGTTGTCGTCCTCCGGGTCCGTGAATAGGTTCGCGGGGATCACATATCTgaacaatcaatcaatcaatcatcgcatttattcgtgataaactataACACACACAAGTACAGAACAACAAAGAaagttaaacataaaataaataaataatttcaccaCGAAATGGTATGGCTTCAGCATGATGCTAACCCAAAAGTCAGCAATGATCTTCCGGTGAGACCATTTCTGGGTCAGCTGTATAACACGGCCCCACCATAAAACTGAACGCGACTTGGCGGCGGGGAGTGGACGGCGGCATCACattacctacatattcacccccttattcataaaattttgcttgcataaaattcataaaacctctcacaaatatctgttaaatttagtctttttcTAAATAGTCAAAGTTAGGGACAAAGAATTATTAGCGGTTTATGTACTAGATTTGAAACATGTTCAGtcggcagcagaagttgcttagCGGGCCAGATGaacaaaatgatcttgacgcgactttattgttaagagaataagagcgtgtcaaggtaattttgaacacctcgcccgcttagcaacttctgctgctgactgttcatgaataatgccattaagatttaaCGCCTACAAAGTTAATTAAAGTCATTCTTATTCTCCTTACATACGTATTCCATCTTGTGCATACAATGTTTATAAAACTGGTCATTGTTATTTGGTGAACAGTGGCAGCAACTTGACAGGAGTGTACACGTCTTCGTATTTTTTTAGTTAATCCAAAAATAACATTTGAGAGATTGTGAAGAAAATTGCGTTAAGGACGGGTCAGTGGCAACTGTCAGGCATTAAGACGTAaagattacacaaaacatcaaTCAATTACCTAAATGCTTTCCCAGCGGCAGTGGCGACCTTCTTCATGTGGTGTTTGAGCGACGGCGGTTTCTTGGTCACAGGTATTGGGAACGTCACAGTCTCAGTGGTTCGGCCGAAGATTGTGCTCGATCGTTCCGATGGTGTCACTGATTCCTGGAACGTAGTACACTCTATTATAGATTACTGTGTGGTTTATGTACAAGTTGATAAATGTGGCAAGAT
This window contains:
- the LOC134671973 gene encoding dystroglycan 1 isoform X3, translated to MSGAREMGGARFVACALLLLCPLALTRHDEDFAFDNSEEFQVELTANHSEIAKNGLKRLWGVPDTSAYVGHLFRMEIPKQAFTGDVLAYKVHSEDGRRTPSWLAVDSRHGLISGVPQPQDLGPHTFTVTAHGRTRGLSATDSFTIEVKKSEEKPHSRYGSCVGSENRLVLAVLVDGAFQNISPRQRIRALMELASFMALDWDEFWIEPYKPETARTQSVLMSGAGSASRRHGDATTAISLNVGCGEKLWSRHKVLVAGLREQSRDGTLAHLLRLPVIGWRLTAVKPVPRLKRQSPQDLDDGSGAGYDNYDDEEDAGDYSGYDDADDDDIYKDVDPPAGPEMLEPKVKITPYGAETASEASIVSYSAVPATNSRTFDHDHVIIVPGDDATTTEAETESVTPSERSSTIFGRTTETVTFPIPVTKKPPSLKHHMKKVATAAGKAFRYVIPANLFTDPEDDNNLTYSMYMKEGTKLGKNSWIQFLPSKLEVYALPLEAHVSRWNFVIEAQDSEGRTAQGPLDITVQQHKAARTINHQFVMHFKLNKTFTYDLDWQIRALEGIVNLLATDMHHITVLNVSQSGDVCEFVWTNDTLPKETACPMDDIKRLMQIMETSPESHLPSQRLLDVMSPELTVLDVAWRGAGRCAGAGLAPTPATRAPDTYPPVTRNQVDMLRATVGHLLLYKVPEDTFFDPEDGGTRNLALSLRYQDRSELPAPHWLQFDARNQEFYGLPSAADVGTVHYQLIAEDSSKKSAYDSLIVEVMKAPAIKPTVEFQMTLDYDFDQLAHSANNKRKIVEKLAALFGDKDTSNIRIRNITDHPHASTTIIWYNTSLPMDSCPKDKIETLRKMIIADDGALKDIVDTVFDKEKVMSITLIPLGLCGDQNTKIVKPPPPPPPGGSPTLHAGKPGAAAEAGYTEYLVTFVIPAVVIVCMLLVAGIIACVLYRRRRTGKMSVGDEEERQAFRSKGIPVIFQDELDERGDAEPVHKSPVIMREEKPPLLPPAPDYRGDDAPYRPPPPFAASRTPPRPKATPTYRKPPPYVPP